The proteins below are encoded in one region of Pseudomonas sp. SCB32:
- a CDS encoding SCO family protein, with the protein MSRVNKTVFILVAIVALILGLTIHKVITQRHQLDPTVLLDAGIVILPQTRNVPDLSFQDQDSQPFQTSSLKGKWSLLFFGYTFCPDVCPTTLAQLRELQTKLPPEAQKNLQVVFVSVDPHRDTAPRLKEYLGFFNAGFKGITGSEENVQKLANAMSIPYIPADTSKPNYTVDHSGNLVIIGPDGTQHGFIRAPLHNDKLAAQLPSVISANN; encoded by the coding sequence ATGTCCCGAGTCAACAAGACCGTCTTCATCCTCGTCGCCATCGTCGCCCTGATCCTCGGCCTCACCATCCACAAGGTGATCACCCAGCGCCACCAGCTCGACCCGACCGTGCTGCTCGACGCCGGCATCGTGATCCTGCCGCAGACCCGCAACGTACCCGACCTTAGCTTCCAGGATCAGGACAGCCAGCCGTTCCAGACCTCCAGCCTGAAGGGCAAATGGTCCCTGCTGTTCTTCGGCTACACCTTCTGCCCGGACGTCTGCCCCACCACCCTGGCGCAGCTGCGCGAGCTGCAAACCAAGCTGCCACCGGAAGCACAGAAGAATCTGCAGGTGGTGTTCGTCAGCGTCGACCCGCACCGCGACACCGCACCGCGCCTCAAGGAATACCTCGGCTTCTTCAACGCCGGCTTCAAGGGCATCACCGGCTCGGAAGAGAACGTGCAGAAGCTGGCCAACGCCATGAGCATCCCCTACATCCCGGCGGACACCAGCAAGCCCAACTACACCGTCGACCACAGCGGCAACCTGGTCATCATCGGCCCGGACGGCACCCAGCACGGATTCATCCGCGCCCCGCTGCACAACGACAAGCTGGCAGCCCAGTTGCCCAGCGTGATCAGCGCGAACAACTGA
- the cyoE gene encoding heme o synthase — protein MASVISTSSQASWRDLLELTKPKVVLLMLITSLIGMLLATKAGVPWQVLVFGNLGIGLCAGGAAAVNHVVDRRIDSIMARTHKRPLAEGRVSPPIALGFAMLLSVAGMAVLLVFTNELTAWLTLASLLGYAALYTGFLKRATPQNIVIGGLAGAAPPLLGWVAVTGQVSAEPLLLVLIIFAWTPPHFWALCLHRKDEYAKADIPMLPVTHGEHYTKLHILLYTLVLFAVTLMPFAIHMAGLVYLLAALALGARFLDWAWALYCGSRPHAAIKTFKYSIAYLFLLFIALLVDHYLPLHVNY, from the coding sequence ATGGCCAGCGTCATCAGCACTTCCAGCCAAGCCAGCTGGCGCGACCTGCTCGAACTGACCAAACCCAAGGTGGTCCTGCTCATGCTGATCACCTCGCTGATCGGCATGCTGCTCGCCACCAAGGCCGGCGTGCCCTGGCAGGTGCTGGTGTTCGGCAACCTCGGCATCGGCCTGTGCGCCGGCGGCGCGGCCGCGGTGAACCACGTGGTGGACAGGCGCATCGACTCGATCATGGCGCGTACCCACAAGCGCCCGCTGGCCGAGGGCCGCGTCTCCCCGCCCATCGCGCTGGGCTTCGCCATGCTGCTGTCGGTGGCCGGGATGGCGGTGCTGCTGGTGTTCACCAACGAGCTGACGGCCTGGCTGACGCTGGCCTCGCTGCTGGGCTACGCGGCCCTCTACACCGGCTTCCTCAAGCGCGCCACGCCGCAGAACATCGTCATCGGCGGCCTCGCCGGCGCCGCCCCGCCGCTGCTGGGCTGGGTGGCGGTAACCGGGCAGGTGTCCGCCGAGCCCCTGCTGCTGGTGCTGATCATCTTCGCCTGGACCCCGCCGCACTTCTGGGCGCTGTGCCTGCACCGCAAGGACGAGTACGCCAAGGCGGACATCCCGATGCTGCCGGTGACCCACGGCGAGCACTACACCAAGCTGCACATCCTGCTCTACACCCTGGTGCTGTTCGCCGTGACCCTGATGCCCTTCGCCATCCACATGGCCGGGCTGGTCTACCTGCTCGCCGCGCTGGCCCTCGGCGCGCGCTTCCTCGACTGGGCCTGGGCGCTCTACTGCGGCAGCCGGCCCCATGCGGCGATCAAGACCTTCAAGTACTCTATCGCCTACCTGTTCCTGCTGTTCATCGCGCTGCTGGTGGACCATTACCTGCCGCTGCACGTGAACTACTGA
- a CDS encoding heme A synthase: MIQATRKPAFYVAVLATALAFVVILLGAYTRLTHAGLGCPDWPGCYGFVHVPTSEAQLAHAEMRFPDAPVEAQKGWNEMIHRYFAGSLGLLILGLAIHALVRRGRDGQPLRLPLLLLGVVIAQAAFGMWTVTLKLWPQVVTAHLLGGFTTLSLLFLLSLRLSGAFAPLQLPSRLRALAAFALLLVIGQIALGGWVSSNYAAVACVDLPMCHGQWWPDMDFANGFHLTQHIGPNYLGGQLDSDARTAIHMTHRMGALCVTAVILLLAWNLQRHGLIGITALMLLGLSIQIGLGISNVLLHLPLPVAVTHNGGGAFLLLMLVLVNYRVRAPATRRVELPAISPITLDALERPVAYPSQG; this comes from the coding sequence ATGATCCAGGCAACACGCAAACCCGCCTTCTACGTGGCTGTCCTGGCGACAGCACTGGCCTTCGTGGTGATCCTGCTGGGCGCCTATACCCGCCTGACCCACGCCGGCCTCGGCTGCCCGGACTGGCCCGGCTGCTACGGCTTCGTCCATGTGCCGACCAGCGAGGCACAGCTGGCCCACGCCGAGATGCGTTTCCCCGACGCGCCAGTGGAAGCGCAGAAGGGCTGGAACGAGATGATCCACCGCTACTTCGCTGGCAGCCTCGGCCTGCTGATCCTCGGCCTGGCGATCCATGCGCTGGTCCGTCGCGGGCGTGACGGCCAGCCGCTGCGCCTGCCGCTGCTGCTGCTCGGCGTGGTGATCGCCCAAGCGGCGTTCGGCATGTGGACCGTCACCCTCAAGCTCTGGCCGCAGGTGGTCACCGCGCACCTGCTGGGCGGCTTTACCACGCTGTCGCTGCTGTTCCTGCTCAGCCTGCGCCTGTCCGGTGCCTTCGCCCCGCTGCAACTGCCCTCGCGCCTGCGCGCCCTCGCCGCCTTCGCCCTGCTGCTGGTGATCGGGCAGATCGCCCTCGGCGGCTGGGTCAGCAGCAACTATGCGGCGGTGGCCTGCGTCGACCTGCCGATGTGCCACGGCCAGTGGTGGCCGGACATGGACTTCGCCAACGGCTTCCACCTCACCCAGCACATCGGCCCGAACTACCTCGGTGGCCAGCTCGACAGCGACGCCCGCACGGCGATCCACATGACCCACCGCATGGGCGCATTGTGCGTGACCGCGGTGATCCTGCTGCTGGCCTGGAACCTCCAGCGCCACGGCCTTATCGGCATCACCGCGCTGATGCTGCTGGGGCTGTCGATACAGATCGGCCTGGGCATCAGCAACGTCCTGCTGCACCTGCCGCTGCCGGTGGCGGTGACCCACAATGGCGGCGGCGCCTTCCTGCTGCTGATGCTGGTACTGGTGAACTACCGGGTGCGCGCACCGGCGACCCGGCGCGTCGAGCTGCCCGCCATCAGCCCGATCACCCTGGACGCCCTGGAGCGCCCGGTGGCCTATCCCTCTCAAGGTTGA
- a CDS encoding SURF1 family protein has protein sequence MHYSQHATQHRPGRATRAFRPGIAPTLVVLALLPVLIGLGCWQLSRATEKRLLLAAADTQRQQDPVSVADLARQPPRSYVRVRLQGQLDAEHTVLLDNRTRDGHAGVEVLQPFYDRVGHQWLLVNRGWVFWTDRRTSPQIDTPSHDLLLDAWTYVPLAAPKNTAAVAGWPRLVTQVDAPALWDQLGREGLPQEVRLEPGDAAFDTDWPIVAMPPERHVGYAVQWFALAFALTGLYLYLGIRRARETLDNDRQHDSE, from the coding sequence TTGCATTATAGCCAGCACGCTACCCAGCACCGACCGGGTCGCGCCACGCGCGCCTTCCGGCCCGGCATTGCGCCGACCCTGGTGGTGCTCGCGCTGCTGCCGGTGCTGATCGGCCTGGGCTGCTGGCAACTCTCCCGCGCCACCGAAAAACGCCTCCTGCTCGCCGCAGCCGACACCCAGCGCCAGCAGGACCCGGTCTCCGTCGCCGACCTCGCACGCCAGCCGCCGCGCAGCTATGTGCGTGTACGCCTGCAGGGCCAGCTCGACGCCGAACACACCGTGCTGCTGGATAACCGCACCCGCGACGGCCACGCCGGCGTCGAGGTGCTGCAACCCTTCTATGACCGCGTGGGCCACCAGTGGCTGCTGGTCAATCGCGGCTGGGTGTTCTGGACGGATCGTCGCACGTCGCCGCAGATCGACACCCCCAGCCACGACCTGCTGCTGGATGCCTGGACGTACGTTCCCCTGGCCGCCCCGAAAAACACCGCGGCAGTCGCCGGCTGGCCACGCCTGGTCACCCAGGTGGACGCCCCCGCCCTGTGGGACCAACTCGGCCGCGAAGGGCTGCCGCAGGAGGTCCGCCTGGAACCGGGCGACGCCGCTTTCGACACTGACTGGCCGATCGTCGCCATGCCCCCGGAGCGCCACGTCGGCTACGCCGTGCAGTGGTTCGCCCTGGCTTTCGCATTGACCGGCCTCTACCTCTACCTCGGCATCCGTCGCGCACGGGAGACCCTCGATAATGACCGCCAGCATGACTCTGAATGA
- a CDS encoding twin transmembrane helix small protein yields the protein MLKAAIVLLLLATVVSLFSGLFFLVKDEGHGSRVVNALTVRVVLAALTIALIAWGFFSGQLTSPAPWHF from the coding sequence ATGCTCAAAGCTGCGATCGTCCTGTTGTTGCTGGCGACCGTCGTCAGTCTGTTCAGCGGTCTGTTCTTTCTGGTCAAGGACGAGGGACATGGTTCGCGAGTGGTCAATGCCCTGACCGTTCGTGTCGTCCTTGCTGCCCTGACCATCGCCCTCATCGCCTGGGGCTTCTTCAGCGGTCAACTGACCAGCCCCGCTCCCTGGCATTTCTGA
- a CDS encoding cytochrome c oxidase subunit 3 — translation MATHDPYYVPAQSKWPIIATIGMLVTMSGVGTWMNDMSAGKAQSHGPWIFFAGGLILAYMLFGWFGNVIRESRGGLYSPQMDRSFRWGMSWFIFSEVMFFAAFFGALFYVRHFVNPWLGGEGHHGISHMLWPQFETGWPQLNNPDNKLFPPPKEVIDPWKLPLINTLLLVSSSFTVTFAHHALKKNHRGPLKMWLALTVALGACFLVLQAYEYHEAYTELGLTLGSGIYGATFFMLTGFHGAHVTIGAIMLSIMLIRILRGHFDADKHFGFEAASWYWHFVDVVWVGLFTFVYVL, via the coding sequence ATGGCAACCCACGATCCCTATTACGTCCCCGCGCAGAGCAAGTGGCCGATCATCGCCACCATCGGCATGCTGGTGACGATGTCCGGCGTCGGCACCTGGATGAACGACATGAGCGCCGGCAAGGCGCAGTCCCACGGCCCGTGGATCTTCTTCGCTGGCGGCCTGATCCTGGCGTACATGCTGTTCGGCTGGTTCGGCAACGTCATCCGGGAAAGCCGCGGCGGCCTGTACAGCCCGCAGATGGACCGCTCGTTCCGCTGGGGCATGAGCTGGTTCATCTTCTCCGAGGTGATGTTCTTCGCCGCCTTCTTCGGCGCGCTGTTCTACGTGCGCCACTTCGTCAACCCGTGGCTGGGCGGCGAGGGCCACCACGGCATCTCGCACATGCTCTGGCCGCAGTTCGAGACCGGCTGGCCGCAGTTGAACAACCCGGACAACAAGCTGTTCCCGCCGCCCAAGGAAGTGATCGATCCGTGGAAGCTGCCGCTGATCAACACCCTGCTGCTGGTCAGCTCCAGCTTCACCGTGACCTTCGCCCACCATGCGCTGAAGAAGAACCATCGCGGCCCGCTGAAGATGTGGCTGGCGCTGACCGTGGCGCTGGGTGCCTGCTTCCTGGTCCTGCAGGCCTACGAGTACCACGAGGCCTACACCGAACTGGGCCTGACCCTGGGCTCGGGCATCTACGGCGCGACATTCTTCATGCTCACCGGCTTCCACGGCGCCCACGTGACCATCGGCGCGATCATGCTGAGCATCATGCTGATCCGCATCCTGCGCGGGCACTTCGACGCCGACAAACACTTCGGCTTCGAGGCGGCCAGCTGGTACTGGCACTTCGTCGACGTGGTGTGGGTCGGGCTGTTCACCTTCGTTTACGTGCTTTGA
- a CDS encoding cytochrome c oxidase assembly protein yields MSDGNIETRKLVTRLIIAVVAMFAFGFALVPLYDVMCKALGINGKTSGSAYQGDSQVVDQSREVKIQFVANNNIDMVWEFHPEAEQLVVHPGAVNQMLFVAHNPTDKPMTAQAIPSIAPSVAATYFHKTECFCFTQQVLQPGERIEMPVRFIVDRDLPKDVRHLTLAYTLFDITARKPPVASNTR; encoded by the coding sequence ATGAGCGACGGCAATATCGAAACGCGCAAGCTGGTGACCCGGCTGATCATCGCCGTGGTCGCCATGTTCGCCTTCGGCTTCGCCCTGGTGCCGCTGTACGACGTGATGTGCAAGGCACTGGGCATCAACGGCAAGACATCCGGCAGCGCCTACCAGGGCGACAGCCAGGTGGTCGATCAGTCGCGCGAAGTGAAGATCCAGTTCGTCGCCAACAACAACATCGACATGGTCTGGGAGTTCCACCCCGAGGCCGAGCAACTGGTGGTGCATCCGGGCGCGGTGAACCAGATGCTGTTCGTCGCCCACAACCCCACCGACAAGCCGATGACCGCCCAGGCGATCCCGAGCATCGCGCCGTCAGTGGCGGCCACCTACTTCCACAAGACCGAATGCTTCTGCTTCACCCAGCAGGTGCTGCAGCCGGGTGAGCGCATCGAGATGCCGGTGCGCTTCATCGTCGACCGCGACCTGCCCAAGGATGTGCGTCACCTGACCCTTGCTTACACGCTGTTCGACATCACTGCCCGCAAGCCACCTGTGGCCAGCAACACGCGCTGA